A window from Vespa velutina chromosome 13, iVesVel2.1, whole genome shotgun sequence encodes these proteins:
- the LOC124953801 gene encoding uncharacterized protein LOC124953801 isoform X4, which yields MSDLQATLEFSLELCKFYNVDLFQRGYYQIRTALRVSPKLPVKVEVNQPRNHSLEAPGTSKRFPILYRNEEVTLGTSVLFRAHVLVHSHKIEEALSRTHFNLGVELWFSEHTQPGNMACVSSRKSILHYVQSCAPRGGKPWLQFKQTTANNENNATFGNVESTTRCVGSATRMQHARLVQQEVTRLLLAARESLLNDLADLARLLPSWQQRALELAQNTHKEITKMMDTEEADIAQLCAQNIVLWQHFLEAFSGREAVHQHLARIHHQLRVKRFAEGFFVLENPRMSAAGCYDANYQSYQAVSETARRSRYLASLPPLPVHCPELDGDLHSLPLIFEDQYADMQQRHRNSIPSMDDCSCGIAAILESRSMGIWSPRSEGAAQDIGAMQARFATSPSTLPARHSKSLDQLGPEMAPLQPRSSPKTLPRSVSTQLFPKQRGGIRNATPPATVPSRGGRPRSTVPSGNTLLPPSGQQQACSAPNPSLSSTPVIPLPRAKSTQMLVQNRQQVDPQSASIGSLLVAMFPELPSDTRLPGYRPSGKSCEQNLTVPSYIRTLDLAQLADCLNTESKSSQISEDFHSLDTRRIRLEPRSHRLLNRQGLTGNDQNNFPLGKSGANVDGLLREQQPLHTATLDRITYRGNGRKQAHQTGGKYNQTNGLESRRYHTIGKTGSGHGQRNREMQNSMNGTTLTSSHSLLMEPLYRVSNYSSTTTDSFFYRTNGTSGRTRDETDRPKRPKSTDRLVDEVERNECCEFRRERTKRKDERVTKSPRNGVTLSCYMEEKQQKRGQREKKTIESPNEPLYEVITLKVEPKRETRVERRRDKHGRRPHSAPVLDTERPPEDVRKCAHRNRKAAPPPPAYQDPAMAPLPKYRHPPPAPTTSVLEVENNNKIILKVEPIKSPIEISVTNGKTPSSEISSTGEQPPNVKRLRCASVPVAQNKIVVPRSAVSLPCMPIRDSKDSLSNNHPVIPNPLSPPSTRPSSPTTSSSSSNLTSECSGWVSSGDTSSSEQRRNARLSSEQLRQKLSKIVPRKKSPAKESSPIEHSYEEVRLPPPKMFQDEPPPPEEFRDPPVPIDNPLYHVYETVKRTRSPKRNKTAPCSPQRSRENAYGAGRDICLDCYQEGKELLQSTQDDLINFKKCKEEFKRQMSFSGRIYRERKEAQYRFHKRARSFGYGDLLTPSSIQPLRSNVPLSDYPSLASTLPYFHISDEYRLFSPEGAHLIVCVHGLDGNAADLRLVKTYLELGLPGAHLDFLMSEKNQGDTFSDFDTMTDRLVAEIRHHIEISGLNPTKVSFIGHSLGTIIIRSALTRPQLRPLLPRLHTFLSLSGPHLGTLYNTSGLVNAGMWFMQKWKKSGSLLQLAMKDAPDVRRSFMFRLSQKSNLQKFKHVLLCGSAQDRYVPLHSARIELCKAAVRDPSDQGAAYREMVQNILYPVMSASGVSLVRYDVHHALPPTANALIGRAAHIAVLDSELFIEKFLLVAGLKYFR from the exons GAAGAGCATCCTGCATTATGTTCAGAGTTG CGCACCACGCGGTGGGAAGCCTTGGTTGCAGTTTAAACAGACGACAGCGAACAATGAGAATAACGCAACATTCGGGAACGTT GAAAGCACGACAAGGTGCGTCGGTTCGGCTACCAGGATGCAACACGCCAGGTTGGTACAACAGGAAGTGACGAGATTACTTTTAGCCGCTAGGGAATCCCTGTTGAACGATCTGGCCGATCTAGCGAGACTTTTACCTTCTTGGCAGCAAAGGGCACTCGAGCTTGCACAGAACACGCACAAAGAGATCACCAAG ATGATGGATACGGAAGAGGCAGATATAGCTCAACTATGCGCACAAAATATCGTCCTCTGGCAACACTTTCTGGAAGCTTTCTCTGGTCGCGAAGCTGTGCATCAACATCTCGCTAGGATTCATCATCAGTTGAGA GTCAAACGCTTCGCCGAGGGTTTCTTCGTATTGGAAAATCCAAGAATGTCGGCGGCGGGCTGTTACGACGCAAATTATCAATCGTATCAGGCTGTGAGCGAGACCGCACGAAGATCGCGTTATCTCGCCTCGCTGCCACCGTTGCCGGTACATTGCCCGGAATTGGACGGCGATCTTCATTCGTTGCCTTTAATATTCGAGGATCAATATGCCGACATGCAGCAGAGACACAGAAACAGTA TTCCCAGCATGGACGATTGCAGCTGTGGGATCGCCGCGATTTTGGAGTCCAGGTCTATGGGTATCTGGTCGCCGAGAAGCGAAGGTGCTGCGCAGGATATTGGAGCGATGCAGGCTCGTTTCGCGACCAGCCCTTCGACATTGCCGGCCAGGCATAGCAAGTCTCTCGATCAGCTGGGCCCCGAAATGGCGCCGTTGCAGCCAAGGTCGTCTCCTAAGACATTACCCAG ATCGGTCTCGACGCAATTATTTCCCAAACAACGTGGCGGAATTAGAAATGCGACCCCGCCAGCGACGGTTCCGTCGAGAGGAGGAAGGCCAAGGTCAACGGTACCGTCCGGCAACACCCTCTTACCACCGTCCGGACAGCAGCAGGCATGTTCGGCGCCAAATCCATCGTTGAGTTCCACTCCGGTGATACCTCTTCCTCGTGCCAAATCCACGCAGATGTTGGTGCAAAATCGGCAACAAGTCGATCCGCAATCCGCGTCCATCGGTTCGCTCCTTGTGGCGATGTTTCCCGAGCTACCGTCGGACACTCGACTCCCTGGCTATCGGCCGTCCGGTAAATCCTGCGAACAGAATCTAACGGTACCCTCCTATATCAGAACGTTGGACTTGGCCCAGCTGGCCGATTGCTTGAATACCGAGAGCAAATCTTCACAAATCTCCGAAG ACTTTCACTCTTTGGACACCAGGAGGATACGATTGGAGCCAAGGAGTCATCGATTGTTGAATCGCCAAGGTCTTACCGGCAACGATCAAAACAATTTTCCTCTTGGCAAGTCGGGTGCAAACGTTGATGGTTTATTGCGCGAACAACAGCCTCTTCACACGGCCACTCTCGACAGGATAACATATCGTGGAAATGGCAGAAAGCAGGCACATCAAACAGGTGGTAAATACAATCAAACGAACGGATTGGAATCACGACGTTATCACACAATCGGAAAAACTGGCTCGGGTCATGGACAACGCAATCGGGAAATGCAGAATTCGATGAACGGTACGACCCTGACGAGCAGTCATTCGTTGCTGATGGAACCGTTGTACAGAGTATCGAATTACTCCTCGACCACTACGGATTCGttcttttatcgaacgaacggCACCAGCGGCCGTACCCGCGACGAGACTGATCGACCAAAGAGACCAAAGAGTACCGACAGACTCGTCGATGAGGTTGAGAGGAACGAATGTTGCGAGtttaggagagagagaacgaaacggAAAGATGAGAGAGTGACAAAGTCACCACGAAACGGTGTAACTTTGTCTTGTTACATGGAGGAGAAACAGCAGAAGCGAGGTCAACGCGAAAAGAAAACTATCGAATCACCTAACGAGCCTCTCTACGAGGTAATTACGCTCAAGGTCGAACCAAAGAGGGAAACGCGCgttgaaagaagaagggataAGCACGGTAGGAGGCCACATTCCGCTCCCGTTCTCGACACCGAACGTCCACCCGAGGACGTTAGAAAGTGTGCGCATAGGAACAGGAAGGCCGCACCACCGCCTCCGGCTTATCAAGATCCGGCTATGGCACCTTTGCCCAAGTATCGTCATCCACCGCCAGCGCCTACGACCAGTGTCCTCGAAGTTGAGAACAACAATAAGATCATTCTGAAG GTTGAACCGATAAAGTCCCCGATCGAGATATCGGTTACGAACGGGAAAACGCCATCGTCCGAGATTTCAAGTACCGGTGAACAGCCGCCCAATGTGAAAAGACTGAGGTGTGCCAGCGTACCCGTGGCACAGAACAAAATCGTAGTCCCGCGTAGCGCCGTTTCGCTACCATGCATGCCGATACGCGATAGCAAAGATAGCCTTAGTAACAATCATCCCGTCATTCCAAATCCCCTTAGTCCGCCGTCCACTCGACCGAGTAGTCCTACGACGAGTTCGAGCTCTAGCAACTTGACGTCCGAGTGTTCTGGTTGGGTCAGCAGCGGCGACACGTCTAGCTCGGAACAAAGGCGTAACGCGAGATTGTCCAGCGAGCAGTTGCGTCAGAAGCTTTCCAAGATCGTACCGAGGAAAAAGAGTCCGGCAAAGGAGAGTAGTCCGATCGAACATTCTTACGAGGAAGTTAGATTGCCGCCACCCAAGATGTTCCAGGACGAGCCACCACCTCCCGAAGAGTTTCGTGATCCACCAGTCCCTATCGACAATCCTCTTTATCACGTTTACGAGACGGTAAAGAGAACTCGGAGTCCCAAGCGAAACAAGACGGCACCCTGTAGTCCTCAACGTAGTCGGGAAAATGCATACGGTGCTGGTAGGGACATCTGTTTGGATTGTTATCAAGAAGGCAAGGAACTTTTGCAGAGCACACAGGACGACTTgatcaattttaaaaaatgcaaGGAGGAGTTTAAGCGACAGATGAGCTTCTCTGGAAGGATTTATAG AGAACGCAAGGAAGCGCAGTATCGCTTCCATAAGCGTGCCCGTTCTTTCGGATACGGTGACCTTCTGACCCCGTCGTCGATTCAACCTCTAAGATCGAATGTGCCTCTTAGCGATTACCCGAGTCTGGCCTCGACCTTGCCGTATTTCCACATCAGCGACGAGTACCGACTCTTCTCGCCGGAAGGTGCTCATCTAATCGTTTGCGTACACGGGCTCGATGGTAATGCGGCTGATCTACGTCTCGTCAAGACTTATCTCGAATTGGGTCTACCTGGGGCACACTTGGACTTTCTCATGTCCGAAAAGAATCAA GGTGATACCTTTTCGGACTTTGACACGATGACGGATAGACTAGTAGCTGAGATTCGTCATCATATCGAAATATCGGGCTTGAATCCAACGAAAGTGAGCTTCATTGGGCACTCTCTGGGGACCATCATCATACGAAGTGCTCTAACGCGACCACAACTTCGGCCATTACTTCCTCGTTTGCATACCTTCCTTAGTTTAAGCGGACCTCATTTAGGCACTCTTTATAATACCAGTGGATTGGTTAATGCTG GTATGTGGTTCATgcaaaaatggaaaaagtcCGGATCGTTGCTCCAACTGGCGATGAAGGACGCGCCAGATGTCAGGCGTTCCTTCATGTTTCGTTTAAGTCAGAAGAGCAATTTGCAAAAATTCAAGCACGTACTCTTGTGCGGAAGCGCTCAAGATCGGTACGTACCGCTTCACTCGGCGAGAATAGAACTCTGCAAGGCTGCCGTACGTGATCCGTCCGATCAAG GGGCAGCGTATCGCGAGATGGTGCAAAATATACTCTATCCCGTGATGTCGGCATCCGGTGTGAGTTTGGTCAGATACGATGTCCATCATGCGCTTCCACCGACAGCTAACGCTCTGATCGGTCGAGCAGCTCACATCGCCGTCCTTGACTCCGAGCTTTTCATCGAGAAATTTCTCCTCGTTGCTGGTCTCAAATATTTCAGATAA
- the LOC124953801 gene encoding uncharacterized protein LOC124953801 isoform X5, with protein sequence MPLFVDSRSTSHRRHQSVLDVNFVFSEALQLNFAPTKGLHYHLPVLFDYFHLAAVSITIHACLVALHQPYIKKSILHYVQSCAPRGGKPWLQFKQTTANNENNATFGNVESTTRCVGSATRMQHARLVQQEVTRLLLAARESLLNDLADLARLLPSWQQRALELAQNTHKEITKMMDTEEADIAQLCAQNIVLWQHFLEAFSGREAVHQHLARIHHQLRVKRFAEGFFVLENPRMSAAGCYDANYQSYQAVSETARRSRYLASLPPLPVHCPELDGDLHSLPLIFEDQYADMQQRHRNSIPSMDDCSCGIAAILESRSMGIWSPRSEGAAQDIGAMQARFATSPSTLPARHSKSLDQLGPEMAPLQPRSSPKTLPRSVSTQLFPKQRGGIRNATPPATVPSRGGRPRSTVPSGNTLLPPSGQQQACSAPNPSLSSTPVIPLPRAKSTQMLVQNRQQVDPQSASIGSLLVAMFPELPSDTRLPGYRPSGKSCEQNLTVPSYIRTLDLAQLADCLNTESKSSQISEDFHSLDTRRIRLEPRSHRLLNRQGLTGNDQNNFPLGKSGANVDGLLREQQPLHTATLDRITYRGNGRKQAHQTGGKYNQTNGLESRRYHTIGKTGSGHGQRNREMQNSMNGTTLTSSHSLLMEPLYRVSNYSSTTTDSFFYRTNGTSGRTRDETDRPKRPKSTDRLVDEVERNECCEFRRERTKRKDERVTKSPRNGVTLSCYMEEKQQKRGQREKKTIESPNEPLYEVITLKVEPKRETRVERRRDKHGRRPHSAPVLDTERPPEDVRKCAHRNRKAAPPPPAYQDPAMAPLPKYRHPPPAPTTSVLEVENNNKIILKVEPIKSPIEISVTNGKTPSSEISSTGEQPPNVKRLRCASVPVAQNKIVVPRSAVSLPCMPIRDSKDSLSNNHPVIPNPLSPPSTRPSSPTTSSSSSNLTSECSGWVSSGDTSSSEQRRNARLSSEQLRQKLSKIVPRKKSPAKESSPIEHSYEEVRLPPPKMFQDEPPPPEEFRDPPVPIDNPLYHVYETVKRTRSPKRNKTAPCSPQRSRENAYGAGRDICLDCYQEGKELLQSTQDDLINFKKCKEEFKRQMSFSGRIYRERKEAQYRFHKRARSFGYGDLLTPSSIQPLRSNVPLSDYPSLASTLPYFHISDEYRLFSPEGAHLIVCVHGLDGNAADLRLVKTYLELGLPGAHLDFLMSEKNQGDTFSDFDTMTDRLVAEIRHHIEISGLNPTKVSFIGHSLGTIIIRSALTRPQLRPLLPRLHTFLSLSGPHLGTLYNTSGLVNAGMWFMQKWKKSGSLLQLAMKDAPDVRRSFMFRLSQKSNLQKFKHVLLCGSAQDRYVPLHSARIELCKAAVRDPSDQGAAYREMVQNILYPVMSASGVSLVRYDVHHALPPTANALIGRAAHIAVLDSELFIEKFLLVAGLKYFR encoded by the exons CCTCGTGGCGCTTCATCAGCCGTACATCAA GAAGAGCATCCTGCATTATGTTCAGAGTTG CGCACCACGCGGTGGGAAGCCTTGGTTGCAGTTTAAACAGACGACAGCGAACAATGAGAATAACGCAACATTCGGGAACGTT GAAAGCACGACAAGGTGCGTCGGTTCGGCTACCAGGATGCAACACGCCAGGTTGGTACAACAGGAAGTGACGAGATTACTTTTAGCCGCTAGGGAATCCCTGTTGAACGATCTGGCCGATCTAGCGAGACTTTTACCTTCTTGGCAGCAAAGGGCACTCGAGCTTGCACAGAACACGCACAAAGAGATCACCAAG ATGATGGATACGGAAGAGGCAGATATAGCTCAACTATGCGCACAAAATATCGTCCTCTGGCAACACTTTCTGGAAGCTTTCTCTGGTCGCGAAGCTGTGCATCAACATCTCGCTAGGATTCATCATCAGTTGAGA GTCAAACGCTTCGCCGAGGGTTTCTTCGTATTGGAAAATCCAAGAATGTCGGCGGCGGGCTGTTACGACGCAAATTATCAATCGTATCAGGCTGTGAGCGAGACCGCACGAAGATCGCGTTATCTCGCCTCGCTGCCACCGTTGCCGGTACATTGCCCGGAATTGGACGGCGATCTTCATTCGTTGCCTTTAATATTCGAGGATCAATATGCCGACATGCAGCAGAGACACAGAAACAGTA TTCCCAGCATGGACGATTGCAGCTGTGGGATCGCCGCGATTTTGGAGTCCAGGTCTATGGGTATCTGGTCGCCGAGAAGCGAAGGTGCTGCGCAGGATATTGGAGCGATGCAGGCTCGTTTCGCGACCAGCCCTTCGACATTGCCGGCCAGGCATAGCAAGTCTCTCGATCAGCTGGGCCCCGAAATGGCGCCGTTGCAGCCAAGGTCGTCTCCTAAGACATTACCCAG ATCGGTCTCGACGCAATTATTTCCCAAACAACGTGGCGGAATTAGAAATGCGACCCCGCCAGCGACGGTTCCGTCGAGAGGAGGAAGGCCAAGGTCAACGGTACCGTCCGGCAACACCCTCTTACCACCGTCCGGACAGCAGCAGGCATGTTCGGCGCCAAATCCATCGTTGAGTTCCACTCCGGTGATACCTCTTCCTCGTGCCAAATCCACGCAGATGTTGGTGCAAAATCGGCAACAAGTCGATCCGCAATCCGCGTCCATCGGTTCGCTCCTTGTGGCGATGTTTCCCGAGCTACCGTCGGACACTCGACTCCCTGGCTATCGGCCGTCCGGTAAATCCTGCGAACAGAATCTAACGGTACCCTCCTATATCAGAACGTTGGACTTGGCCCAGCTGGCCGATTGCTTGAATACCGAGAGCAAATCTTCACAAATCTCCGAAG ACTTTCACTCTTTGGACACCAGGAGGATACGATTGGAGCCAAGGAGTCATCGATTGTTGAATCGCCAAGGTCTTACCGGCAACGATCAAAACAATTTTCCTCTTGGCAAGTCGGGTGCAAACGTTGATGGTTTATTGCGCGAACAACAGCCTCTTCACACGGCCACTCTCGACAGGATAACATATCGTGGAAATGGCAGAAAGCAGGCACATCAAACAGGTGGTAAATACAATCAAACGAACGGATTGGAATCACGACGTTATCACACAATCGGAAAAACTGGCTCGGGTCATGGACAACGCAATCGGGAAATGCAGAATTCGATGAACGGTACGACCCTGACGAGCAGTCATTCGTTGCTGATGGAACCGTTGTACAGAGTATCGAATTACTCCTCGACCACTACGGATTCGttcttttatcgaacgaacggCACCAGCGGCCGTACCCGCGACGAGACTGATCGACCAAAGAGACCAAAGAGTACCGACAGACTCGTCGATGAGGTTGAGAGGAACGAATGTTGCGAGtttaggagagagagaacgaaacggAAAGATGAGAGAGTGACAAAGTCACCACGAAACGGTGTAACTTTGTCTTGTTACATGGAGGAGAAACAGCAGAAGCGAGGTCAACGCGAAAAGAAAACTATCGAATCACCTAACGAGCCTCTCTACGAGGTAATTACGCTCAAGGTCGAACCAAAGAGGGAAACGCGCgttgaaagaagaagggataAGCACGGTAGGAGGCCACATTCCGCTCCCGTTCTCGACACCGAACGTCCACCCGAGGACGTTAGAAAGTGTGCGCATAGGAACAGGAAGGCCGCACCACCGCCTCCGGCTTATCAAGATCCGGCTATGGCACCTTTGCCCAAGTATCGTCATCCACCGCCAGCGCCTACGACCAGTGTCCTCGAAGTTGAGAACAACAATAAGATCATTCTGAAG GTTGAACCGATAAAGTCCCCGATCGAGATATCGGTTACGAACGGGAAAACGCCATCGTCCGAGATTTCAAGTACCGGTGAACAGCCGCCCAATGTGAAAAGACTGAGGTGTGCCAGCGTACCCGTGGCACAGAACAAAATCGTAGTCCCGCGTAGCGCCGTTTCGCTACCATGCATGCCGATACGCGATAGCAAAGATAGCCTTAGTAACAATCATCCCGTCATTCCAAATCCCCTTAGTCCGCCGTCCACTCGACCGAGTAGTCCTACGACGAGTTCGAGCTCTAGCAACTTGACGTCCGAGTGTTCTGGTTGGGTCAGCAGCGGCGACACGTCTAGCTCGGAACAAAGGCGTAACGCGAGATTGTCCAGCGAGCAGTTGCGTCAGAAGCTTTCCAAGATCGTACCGAGGAAAAAGAGTCCGGCAAAGGAGAGTAGTCCGATCGAACATTCTTACGAGGAAGTTAGATTGCCGCCACCCAAGATGTTCCAGGACGAGCCACCACCTCCCGAAGAGTTTCGTGATCCACCAGTCCCTATCGACAATCCTCTTTATCACGTTTACGAGACGGTAAAGAGAACTCGGAGTCCCAAGCGAAACAAGACGGCACCCTGTAGTCCTCAACGTAGTCGGGAAAATGCATACGGTGCTGGTAGGGACATCTGTTTGGATTGTTATCAAGAAGGCAAGGAACTTTTGCAGAGCACACAGGACGACTTgatcaattttaaaaaatgcaaGGAGGAGTTTAAGCGACAGATGAGCTTCTCTGGAAGGATTTATAG AGAACGCAAGGAAGCGCAGTATCGCTTCCATAAGCGTGCCCGTTCTTTCGGATACGGTGACCTTCTGACCCCGTCGTCGATTCAACCTCTAAGATCGAATGTGCCTCTTAGCGATTACCCGAGTCTGGCCTCGACCTTGCCGTATTTCCACATCAGCGACGAGTACCGACTCTTCTCGCCGGAAGGTGCTCATCTAATCGTTTGCGTACACGGGCTCGATGGTAATGCGGCTGATCTACGTCTCGTCAAGACTTATCTCGAATTGGGTCTACCTGGGGCACACTTGGACTTTCTCATGTCCGAAAAGAATCAA GGTGATACCTTTTCGGACTTTGACACGATGACGGATAGACTAGTAGCTGAGATTCGTCATCATATCGAAATATCGGGCTTGAATCCAACGAAAGTGAGCTTCATTGGGCACTCTCTGGGGACCATCATCATACGAAGTGCTCTAACGCGACCACAACTTCGGCCATTACTTCCTCGTTTGCATACCTTCCTTAGTTTAAGCGGACCTCATTTAGGCACTCTTTATAATACCAGTGGATTGGTTAATGCTG GTATGTGGTTCATgcaaaaatggaaaaagtcCGGATCGTTGCTCCAACTGGCGATGAAGGACGCGCCAGATGTCAGGCGTTCCTTCATGTTTCGTTTAAGTCAGAAGAGCAATTTGCAAAAATTCAAGCACGTACTCTTGTGCGGAAGCGCTCAAGATCGGTACGTACCGCTTCACTCGGCGAGAATAGAACTCTGCAAGGCTGCCGTACGTGATCCGTCCGATCAAG GGGCAGCGTATCGCGAGATGGTGCAAAATATACTCTATCCCGTGATGTCGGCATCCGGTGTGAGTTTGGTCAGATACGATGTCCATCATGCGCTTCCACCGACAGCTAACGCTCTGATCGGTCGAGCAGCTCACATCGCCGTCCTTGACTCCGAGCTTTTCATCGAGAAATTTCTCCTCGTTGCTGGTCTCAAATATTTCAGATAA